The following are from one region of the Abiotrophia defectiva ATCC 49176 genome:
- a CDS encoding YjzD family protein, producing the protein MKYIVTFFWSFILGQIVYYLGSSLTRAQYDLVGGTILALVITIVVAIVARIMESVQGDSSQAQASNKAHS; encoded by the coding sequence ATGAAATATATCGTCACATTTTTCTGGAGCTTCATCCTGGGGCAAATCGTCTACTACCTAGGTAGCTCACTCACACGCGCCCAATACGATTTAGTGGGCGGGACCATTTTGGCTCTTGTCATTACTATTGTTGTCGCCATTGTGGCGCGAATCATGGAGAGTGTTCAAGGTGACAGCTCCCAAGCTCAAGCAAGCAATAAGGCGCATTCCTAA
- a CDS encoding DNA polymerase III subunit alpha, translated as MLFNVHSANSLLASTLTAPSYVEAAKQRGYEILGLADVHSLQGALDFYNRCQAAGLKAMIGATIKLPGALKQTHIYPFLVYALNQAGYYEMIGLIRRLSHQPLSPGAIWDYLTQSCHNLVYISCGHASEVEQTLIHSGDQEADLVLERLEQVFGPGNVYLGVAAFPYNPVEGEAVKAWAKSQQVPLVVGQGVSTLNQGDSFSLKVLEAIGANETLDVELRAMQGVHYVYNWADLEAQYVRLGLADCLANSRQLADRMQLTLPQNQAFLPKFPTPDHLPASQYLRDLTQSALEDLRPADLAVYQQRLDYELEVIDSMGFSDYFLIVWDIIVYCQSHAIRVGPGRGSAAGSLVSYLLGITRVDPIQYNLLFERFLNPERYNMPDIDMDIPDNKRQQVLHYVVERYGQEQVAQIATLGTFGARAAMRDTLRVLGADSETLRVWARAIPKELDISLPQAYQKSAALRQLVSQSETNQQLFQVAQTIEGLPRHISTHAAAVVIHDQALDQVIPVVERPNQPLMTQFTMYDVEKVGLLKMDFLGLRNLNLLDTIIKQVQKSQADFDIEVISMEDAQTLALFRAADTNGVFQFESDGIKQVLRKLQPERFEDIVAVNALFRPGPMKQIDHYVARRHGKESYQAIHPILEEILAPTYGIIVYQEQVMQVCQRMAGFSLGQADLLRRAMGKKQADVMAREREHFIRGAREQGIEAEIASATYDYIYEFASYGFNRSHAVVYSTLAFQLAYLKVHYPLAFYQALLNMGSSNQTTMADYILEAKRHTGPLLGLNLNESQIGFSVSGQQLQVGLSAIRTLRHDFVSHIVEDRQLLGPYTGLLHFMQRLPKKWLKHEWLESLISVGALDYTGMNRPTLLKNLDKLMQSVTFSGGNLSLFPELEPRIEWVEDWSPSQKRDKEVEILGFSLEGHPVATYQAFAKSHPNLLSVRDILAAQPNLKVQTLVLVKGIRVINTKKQELMAFLELEDEVASISGVVFPQSYRHYVSLLKEGQVLLVEGTVELDRQGRHQLIIKRLALVNEEEAKAPTNPNQHPFQRCFVQVKAFQDLKPFLPGLRKFADQYSGPVAMILVDGNRQTFQLDDAYRVSYGQKAQAELAKLLAPFKIIYK; from the coding sequence ATGCTATTTAATGTTCATTCTGCTAATTCACTCTTAGCTAGTACTTTGACGGCTCCATCCTATGTGGAAGCTGCTAAACAAAGGGGCTATGAAATCCTGGGTTTGGCAGATGTCCATAGCCTGCAAGGGGCGCTAGATTTCTATAATCGCTGTCAGGCTGCTGGTCTCAAGGCCATGATTGGCGCGACCATTAAGTTGCCTGGGGCTCTCAAGCAAACCCATATTTATCCCTTCCTAGTTTATGCCCTCAATCAAGCCGGTTATTATGAAATGATTGGCCTTATTCGACGTTTGAGCCATCAGCCTCTGTCGCCAGGCGCTATTTGGGATTATCTGACCCAGTCCTGCCACAACCTAGTCTATATTTCCTGTGGCCATGCAAGCGAAGTGGAGCAAACCCTGATTCATAGTGGGGACCAAGAAGCCGACTTAGTTTTGGAGCGCTTGGAGCAAGTCTTTGGGCCTGGTAATGTCTATCTGGGGGTGGCAGCTTTCCCTTATAATCCAGTTGAAGGCGAGGCCGTGAAGGCCTGGGCTAAGAGCCAACAAGTTCCGCTAGTAGTGGGGCAGGGAGTATCAACCTTAAATCAGGGTGACTCCTTCAGTCTCAAGGTGCTGGAGGCCATTGGGGCTAATGAGACCTTAGACGTGGAACTACGAGCCATGCAGGGGGTCCACTATGTCTATAATTGGGCGGATTTGGAGGCTCAGTACGTCCGTTTAGGCTTGGCTGACTGCTTGGCGAATAGTCGCCAACTAGCTGATCGTATGCAGTTAACTTTGCCACAAAATCAGGCTTTTCTGCCAAAATTCCCGACGCCAGATCACTTGCCAGCTAGTCAATACTTGCGAGACTTAACTCAGTCGGCATTAGAAGACTTGAGGCCTGCTGATTTGGCGGTCTACCAGCAGCGGCTTGACTATGAGCTAGAAGTCATCGATAGTATGGGCTTTAGCGACTATTTCCTCATTGTCTGGGACATTATTGTCTACTGCCAAAGTCATGCCATCCGGGTAGGACCAGGTCGGGGCTCGGCAGCTGGTTCCTTGGTTTCCTATCTATTAGGGATTACACGCGTCGATCCAATCCAATACAACTTACTTTTTGAGCGTTTCCTAAATCCGGAACGTTATAATATGCCCGATATTGATATGGATATTCCCGATAACAAACGCCAACAAGTTTTGCATTATGTGGTCGAGCGCTATGGCCAAGAGCAGGTTGCCCAAATTGCCACCTTAGGGACCTTCGGGGCTCGGGCGGCCATGCGGGATACCTTACGGGTTCTAGGTGCTGATAGTGAGACCTTGCGAGTATGGGCACGTGCCATACCAAAAGAGTTGGACATTAGCTTGCCTCAGGCCTATCAGAAGTCGGCTGCCTTACGCCAGTTAGTCAGTCAATCTGAGACCAACCAGCAGCTCTTCCAAGTGGCGCAAACCATCGAGGGCTTGCCGCGTCACATTTCAACCCATGCCGCGGCGGTGGTCATTCATGACCAAGCCTTGGATCAGGTCATTCCGGTTGTGGAGCGACCTAACCAACCTCTTATGACTCAATTTACCATGTATGATGTGGAGAAGGTTGGCCTGCTTAAGATGGACTTCCTGGGACTGAGAAACCTCAACCTGTTAGATACCATCATTAAACAAGTTCAAAAGAGCCAAGCTGATTTTGATATTGAAGTAATTTCCATGGAAGATGCTCAGACTCTTGCCCTCTTCAGGGCGGCGGATACTAATGGGGTCTTCCAGTTTGAATCAGACGGCATTAAGCAAGTCCTACGCAAGTTGCAACCAGAGCGTTTTGAAGATATTGTAGCCGTCAATGCGCTCTTCCGTCCGGGACCTATGAAGCAGATTGACCACTATGTAGCGCGTCGCCATGGCAAGGAAAGTTACCAGGCTATTCATCCTATCCTGGAAGAAATCTTAGCTCCTACCTATGGCATCATCGTCTATCAGGAACAAGTCATGCAGGTCTGTCAACGTATGGCCGGTTTCAGCTTAGGACAGGCCGACCTGCTAAGACGTGCCATGGGTAAAAAGCAAGCCGATGTCATGGCACGAGAACGCGAGCATTTCATTAGGGGGGCCAGAGAGCAGGGGATAGAGGCTGAGATTGCGTCAGCTACCTATGATTACATCTATGAATTTGCTAGCTATGGCTTCAACCGCTCACACGCGGTGGTCTATTCAACCTTAGCCTTCCAACTAGCCTATCTCAAGGTTCATTATCCTCTAGCCTTCTATCAAGCCCTCTTAAACATGGGCAGTTCCAACCAGACGACCATGGCCGACTATATTCTGGAGGCCAAACGTCATACAGGTCCACTCCTTGGTCTCAATCTCAATGAGAGTCAGATAGGCTTTAGTGTCAGTGGTCAGCAACTCCAAGTAGGTCTCTCAGCCATCCGGACCTTACGCCATGACTTTGTCAGCCACATTGTAGAAGACCGCCAGCTCTTAGGACCATATACCGGTCTCTTACATTTTATGCAGCGTCTACCTAAGAAATGGCTCAAACACGAGTGGCTAGAAAGCCTAATTAGTGTAGGGGCATTGGACTATACCGGCATGAACCGGCCAACCTTGCTAAAGAACCTAGACAAGCTCATGCAAAGTGTTACCTTTAGTGGTGGCAATTTGTCGCTCTTCCCAGAGCTAGAGCCACGAATTGAATGGGTGGAGGACTGGAGCCCTAGTCAAAAACGGGATAAGGAAGTGGAAATTCTAGGCTTCTCCTTAGAAGGGCACCCGGTAGCGACTTATCAAGCCTTTGCCAAGTCCCACCCCAACTTGTTGTCAGTAAGAGATATCTTAGCGGCCCAACCAAACCTCAAGGTCCAAACCCTAGTCTTAGTCAAAGGTATCCGAGTCATCAACACTAAAAAGCAGGAATTAATGGCCTTCCTCGAACTAGAAGACGAAGTAGCTAGCATTAGCGGGGTAGTCTTCCCGCAAAGCTATCGACACTATGTCTCGCTGCTTAAGGAGGGACAGGTCTTGCTAGTAGAAGGGACGGTCGAACTAGACCGCCAGGGACGCCATCAGCTGATTATTAAGCGTTTGGCGCTAGTCAATGAGGAAGAAGCCAAGGCGCCAACTAACCCTAATCAGCATCCTTTCCAACGTTGCTTTGTCCAGGTCAAGGCCTTCCAGGACCTCAAACCTTTTCTGCCAGGCTTAAGAAAATTTGCCGATCAATATTCTGGACCAGTAGCCATGATTTTAGTCGATGGCAATCGTCAGACCTTCCAATTGGATGATGCCTATCGGGTCTCCTATGGCCAGAAAGCGCAAGCAGAATTAGCAAAACTACTGGCTCCTTTCAAAATTATCTATAAGTAA